The Glycine soja cultivar W05 chromosome 3, ASM419377v2, whole genome shotgun sequence genome window below encodes:
- the LOC114406125 gene encoding probable 2-oxoglutarate-dependent dioxygenase At5g05600, whose protein sequence is MTACQDWPEPVIRVQALAASGLATIPERFIKPKSQRPTNSNNYAPKTNSSQIGHHKNNTTNSNIPVIDMKHIYGGDEGKRAETLRLVSEACQEWGFFQVVNHGVSHELMKGAREVWREFFHQPLDVKEVYANTPLTYEGYGSRLGVKKGAILDWSDYFFLHYMPCSLRDQAKWPALPTSLRSIISEYGEQIVKLGGRILEIMSINLGLREDFLLNAFGGENDLGACLRVNFYPKCPQPDLTLGLSSHSDPGGMTILLPDENVSGLQVRRGEDWVTVKPVPNAFIINMGDQIQVLSNATYKSIEHRVIVNSDKDRVSLAFFYNPRSDIPIQPAKELVTKDRPALYPPMTFDEYRLYIRTRGPSGKAQVESLTSK, encoded by the exons ATGACGGCATGCCAAGATTGGCCAGAGCCAGTGATTCGAGTCCAAGCCTTGGCTGCAAGTGGCTTAGCCACAATCCCCGAACGTTTCATAAAGCCTAAGTCCCAAAGACCCACTAATAGTAACAATTATGCTCCAAAGACCAATTCCTCTCAAATTGGTCATCATAAGAACAATACCACCAACAGCAACATCCCAGTGATTGACATGAAGCACATCTACGGTGGTGACGAGGGAAAGAGGGCTGAGACACTCCGGCTCGTGTCGGAGGCGTGCCAAGAATGGGGTTTTTTCCAGGTGGTGAACCATGGAGTGAGCCATGAGTTGATGAAGGGGGCAAGGGAGGTGTGGAGGGAGTTCTTTCACCAGCCACTTGATGTGAAAGAGGTGTATGCTAATACACCCCTCACTTATGAAGGGTATGGAAGCAGGTTGGGAGTGAAAAAAGGGGCCATTTTGGATTGGAGTGATTACTTCTTTCTCCATTACATGCCTTGTTCCCTAAGGGACCAAGCCAAGTGGCCTGCCCTCCCAACATCCTTAAG GAGCATCATCTCTGAATATGGTGAACAAATTGTTAAGCTAGGAGGAAGGATACTTGAGATAATGTCAATAAATCTTGGCCTTAGAGAGGATTTTCTCCTAAATGCATTTGGTGGGGAAAATGACCTTGGTGCTTGCTTGAGGGTGAATTTCTACCCTAAGTGCCCACAGCCTGACCTCACTCTTGGACTTTCCTCTCACTCAGATCCTGGTGGCATGACCATTCTTCTCCCTGATGAAAATGTATCAGGACTTCAAGTACGCAGAGGAGAAGATTGGGTCACTGTTAAGCCAGTCCCAAATGCTTTCATCATCAACATGGGTGACCAAATTCAG gTGCTGAGCAATGCAACTTACAAGAGTATAGAGCACAGGGTGATCGTGAACTCAGACAAAGATCGCGTTTCATTGGCCTTTTTCTATAACCCCAGGAGCGATATACCGATCCAACCAGCCAAGGAGCTTGTGACTAAGGATAGGCCAGCACTATACCCACCAATGACATTTGATGAGTATAGACTTTACATTAGGACAAGAGGACCAAGTGGAAAAGCTCAAGTTGAATCTTTGACTTCCAAATGA